TTCGACTTCGATCAGCGCAAGCTGCTCCTGCATCTTCTTCATGTTTTCCTGCATTTGCTGCGCTTGCTTCATCAGTCCGGCGATGTTGCCTTTCAACATGGGAATACTCCTTCGTGATCGTGTGAAAACCGGCACGCGGCGCGTGCCGGCCAATGTGTGCGGGCGTAATTGTGCCTGTCGCGGTGCGGTCAGTTCAATGCAGCGTCGGCGGCGGGCCGTCCGGCGCCGAATCGGCGAGCGGACGCACCGAACCCTCGACGATGCGCGCACCGAAGTCGCGCACGAGCTGCTGGACGAACGGATCGCCGTGAATCTCCTGCTCGGCCTCGCGCTGACGTGCCGCGCGTACGGCCGCATCGAGCGCCGCCGCCGTACGCCGTGCGGGCCCGACCTCGACCGCCACCTCGACCGGCTTGCCGAGCGCGTCGGCCAGCGCGGCCTTCAGCTTTGCCACCTGCGCGGCGTCCGCATACTGCGGCACCGGCACGGAAAGTTTCAAGGTGGTCGCATCGACGGCCGTCAGTTCGCTGTTGAACGCGAGCTGGTACGCGACGCCCTTGAGCGGCAGCTGCGCGGCCAGCGCCGGCCATTCGCCGTCGAAGCCGACCGGATCGAGCGCGATCGCGGGCGGCAACGGGCGCGAGTCGACCGGTGCGGCCGGACGGGCGTCCGCCAGCTTCGGCGTCACGCGCACATCGTCGGGACCGCTGTCGAACACCGGCACGAAGCCATCGTCGGACGGGCCGCCGAACATCTCGTCGGCACTGAGCGGTACGTAGTCGTCCGGCGGGATGTCTTCCCACGGCGGCGAGGCCTGGCGCGAATCGGCCGCCTGCGGCGCACGGGCGGCAGCGCGCGGCGTCGGCACCTGTACGGCGGGACGCGGCGCGGCCGGCTTCTCGGCGGCCGGCTGGGCCGCCGGTTTCGGGGCGGCACCTGCCCGCCCGCGGTCGGACGACACGCGCATCCCCGCATTGCGCAACACGTCGAGCGCGGCGGCGGCACCGCCTGAACGTGCTGCCTGACGTGCGGCCGGCTCGGGCGGCGCAGCACGCGGTGCCGGTTCCGCCGGCGCAGCCGGTTCGTCCGCAACCGGCTCATCGCTTTGCTGCGCAACGGCAACAGCGGCCGGCGGCTCGGGCTCCTTGCGAGCGGGTGGCGGCATATCGCCCGCCGTCGCCGCTTGCGGCGCGGCATCCGTTTCCGGCTGCGGCGTCTCGATAACTTGCGCGTCAACCGAAGCCGGCACGGATGCCTGGACGGCAGCCGGCTTCGCGGCCGGCCGGCCTGCTTCGTCGCCGGACTGCGCCGGTGCCGGTGCTGGTGCTGGTGCCGGCGCTGAACGCGCAACCGGCGCAGCGGGTGCGTCAACCTGCGGACGCACTGCCTCGGCGGGCACAGCCGATACCGGCTTCGCCGCAGCGGCCGAT
The nucleotide sequence above comes from Burkholderia pyrrocinia. Encoded proteins:
- a CDS encoding DNA polymerase III subunit gamma/tau, which encodes MTYQVLARKWRPKDFASLVGQEHVVRALTHALDGGRLHHAYLFTGTRGVGKTTLSRIFAKALNCETGVTSQPCGVCRACREIDEGRFVDYVEMDAASNRGVDEMAALLERAVYAPVDARFKVYMIDEVHMLTNHAFNAMLKTLEEPPPHVKFILATTDPQKIPVTVLSRCLQFNLKQMPAGHIVSHLERILGEEQITFESQALRLLARAAQGSMRDALSLTDQAIAYSANEVTESAVSGMLGALDQTYMVRLLDALAAGSGPEILAIADEMSLRSLSFSTALQDLASLLHRIAWAQFAPGSVLDEWPEAADLRRFAETLSPEQVQLFYQIATVGRAELGLAPDEYAGFTMTLLRMLAFEPAVAAGSAPGGQPSVPRAVPVPRAAAASAAAAKPVSAVPAEAVRPQVDAPAAPVARSAPAPAPAPAPAQSGDEAGRPAAKPAAVQASVPASVDAQVIETPQPETDAAPQAATAGDMPPPARKEPEPPAAVAVAQQSDEPVADEPAAPAEPAPRAAPPEPAARQAARSGGAAAALDVLRNAGMRVSSDRGRAGAAPKPAAQPAAEKPAAPRPAVQVPTPRAAARAPQAADSRQASPPWEDIPPDDYVPLSADEMFGGPSDDGFVPVFDSGPDDVRVTPKLADARPAAPVDSRPLPPAIALDPVGFDGEWPALAAQLPLKGVAYQLAFNSELTAVDATTLKLSVPVPQYADAAQVAKLKAALADALGKPVEVAVEVGPARRTAAALDAAVRAARQREAEQEIHGDPFVQQLVRDFGARIVEGSVRPLADSAPDGPPPTLH